From one Suicoccus acidiformans genomic stretch:
- a CDS encoding ABC transporter permease, producing MTNLGKIFLRWLGLFWAVSVVAFLLPRLMPDYPVHYYLQQYQLPVTPENIQIVEEQWGLNRSLFVQYGHWLGRFIQGDWGRAYMTGLDVRTELFRRLPYSLLMACGGLLLGGLWAYVLGFLAVLQENGFWGKVSRVHTLLASTFPSLISGVLLIYLLSNRWKLLSFYGEHKLPGILISSLLIAFYQSGHLTRIVIRHLEEVKAQAYIQTMQTRGFSLKTVLWKYGYHYTMYGLLSAMLPQFSWVIGGTSILEYTFAIPGISAFLIDSISHRDYVVIQGYLMLTIAWMFGMHVIVEGLLVSLQQEEAAL from the coding sequence TTGACAAATTTAGGCAAAATATTCTTGAGATGGTTAGGCCTTTTCTGGGCAGTGAGTGTGGTAGCTTTTCTTCTGCCACGCTTAATGCCGGATTATCCAGTGCATTATTATTTGCAGCAATATCAATTACCGGTCACGCCAGAGAATATTCAAATTGTTGAGGAACAATGGGGGCTTAATCGCTCCCTTTTTGTTCAGTATGGGCACTGGTTAGGGCGTTTTATCCAAGGTGATTGGGGCAGGGCCTATATGACAGGGTTGGATGTGCGCACTGAGCTGTTTCGGCGCTTACCCTATTCATTATTAATGGCCTGTGGGGGCTTGCTTTTAGGTGGCTTGTGGGCCTATGTCTTAGGTTTCTTAGCAGTCTTGCAGGAGAATGGCTTTTGGGGGAAGGTATCTAGAGTACACACTTTACTAGCATCGACTTTCCCTAGCTTAATTTCAGGTGTGTTATTAATTTATCTATTAAGTAATCGCTGGAAGCTTTTATCTTTTTACGGGGAGCATAAGTTACCTGGTATACTGATATCAAGTTTGCTTATTGCCTTTTATCAATCTGGGCATTTGACTCGGATTGTTATCCGACATTTGGAGGAGGTGAAGGCTCAAGCCTACATTCAAACCATGCAAACACGAGGCTTTTCTTTAAAGACTGTCCTCTGGAAGTATGGCTACCACTACACCATGTACGGTTTACTATCAGCGATGCTGCCTCAATTCAGTTGGGTGATTGGTGGAACAAGCATTCTTGAATATACGTTTGCGATTCCCGGAATCAGCGCCTTCTTAATTGATAGTATCTCCCACCGGGATTATGTCGTAATTCAAGGCTATTTGATGCTGACAATTGCTTGGATGTTTGGCATGCACGTAATAGTGGAAGGTTTGCTGGTTAGTTTGCAGCAAGAGGAGGCGGCATTGTGA